The following coding sequences are from one Paenibacillus stellifer window:
- a CDS encoding helix-turn-helix transcriptional regulator, which produces MRLHRLVAILLLLESRGRIKARELAEALETSVRSIYRDVDTLGEAGVPIISTSGPGGGLALMPGYTLDLKTIHNDDIIQLYLTGLGIRSGGGSESGQRLQAALLKLEKTLPESYQPDLHRAKSRFWFDDTPWWSEKKPLPCLETIRAGIWKSLKLKLQYRKPGRESTVRIVQPYGLVVKQGDWYLAAYCETAQDLRIFRCERVEQAELEEEEFEIPPDFRLETFWKEKEGGFKQHRRDEERYPVVLRMDDPALLLKADLDILDINRQDGETWVTVNMYGYEVACRDLLPWIGVAEVMEPEEIRTYVREKLEEMHSRYA; this is translated from the coding sequence TTGAGACTGCATCGGCTTGTAGCGATCCTGCTTCTGCTGGAATCGAGAGGCCGAATCAAGGCAAGAGAGCTTGCCGAGGCGCTGGAAACATCAGTACGTTCCATCTACCGGGACGTGGACACCCTTGGCGAGGCGGGAGTTCCCATCATAAGCACATCCGGGCCGGGAGGCGGCCTGGCTCTAATGCCGGGGTACACCCTTGATCTCAAAACGATACATAACGACGACATCATACAGCTGTATTTGACCGGTCTCGGCATCCGCTCCGGGGGAGGAAGCGAATCGGGTCAGAGGCTTCAAGCTGCGCTGCTCAAGCTGGAGAAAACTCTACCCGAGTCCTACCAGCCTGATCTCCATAGGGCAAAATCAAGGTTCTGGTTCGACGACACCCCCTGGTGGAGCGAGAAGAAGCCATTACCCTGTCTGGAGACGATCCGTGCCGGAATATGGAAATCGTTGAAGCTGAAGCTGCAGTACCGGAAGCCCGGCCGCGAAAGCACAGTGCGAATAGTCCAGCCCTACGGACTGGTTGTCAAGCAGGGGGACTGGTATTTGGCTGCATATTGCGAGACCGCTCAGGATTTGAGAATCTTCAGATGTGAACGTGTGGAACAAGCGGAGCTTGAGGAGGAAGAATTTGAAATCCCGCCGGATTTCAGACTGGAGACCTTCTGGAAGGAGAAGGAGGGGGGCTTCAAGCAGCATCGGCGGGATGAGGAACGATATCCGGTCGTACTCAGGATGGATGATCCGGCACTGCTTCTGAAAGCCGATCTGGATATTTTGGATATCAACCGCCAGGATGGGGAGACATGGGTCACGGTGAATATGTATGGCTATGAAGTCGCCTGCCGCGATTTGCTGCCCTGGATCGGAGTTGCGGAAGTGATGGAGCCAGAGGAGATACGGACGTATGTCAGGGAGAAGCTGGAGGAAATGCATAGCCGCTATGCATGA
- a CDS encoding Gfo/Idh/MocA family protein, with the protein MKIGVLGTGFGAYHAKLLKQMSDVEGITVFGRNQEKLQKLESELGVGISTDLDQVLRDPSIGIIDICLPTPLHCEVAIRAMSYGKQVFCETPVSCTPDESEQMLEAEVKYGQKVLVNRFITFDPAYAYLRECALQSTYGRLLSVSLVRETAPLWGDLGLSKLPLQLMIHELDFAASLASEPALKYAWGTEFPNPGESLVNAVIGYGNASPRVTVTASSGLPPCYPFTVGFEAYFESAKLVYHENCDNGESSLLAYTPEGEHKVELTAADPYAESLKHALQVLGERNGSSSPNEDSPLSLCRAAESLKLSHEITRQIYR; encoded by the coding sequence ATGAAAATTGGAGTTCTAGGAACAGGGTTCGGCGCATATCATGCGAAGCTGCTTAAACAAATGAGCGATGTGGAGGGCATAACAGTCTTCGGCCGAAATCAGGAGAAGCTGCAAAAATTGGAGTCGGAGCTTGGGGTCGGCATCAGCACGGATCTGGATCAGGTGCTGCGCGATCCGTCCATCGGCATCATCGATATTTGCCTGCCCACCCCGCTACACTGCGAGGTTGCAATCAGAGCGATGTCATACGGCAAGCAAGTATTCTGCGAAACGCCGGTCAGCTGTACGCCGGATGAATCGGAGCAGATGCTGGAGGCGGAAGTCAAATATGGTCAAAAGGTACTGGTCAACCGCTTCATCACGTTTGACCCTGCCTATGCTTATTTGCGGGAGTGCGCACTTCAGAGCACGTACGGACGCTTGCTGTCTGTATCGTTGGTAAGAGAGACGGCTCCGTTATGGGGTGATCTCGGCCTATCCAAGCTGCCGCTTCAGCTGATGATCCATGAGCTGGATTTCGCCGCTTCACTGGCTTCGGAGCCCGCTCTCAAATATGCATGGGGCACGGAATTCCCGAATCCCGGAGAGTCTCTGGTAAATGCAGTCATCGGATACGGGAACGCGTCTCCCCGGGTTACGGTTACGGCCTCCTCCGGCTTGCCGCCCTGTTATCCCTTTACTGTGGGCTTCGAGGCGTATTTTGAATCCGCCAAGCTCGTCTACCACGAGAACTGCGACAACGGCGAGTCCTCCCTACTGGCATATACGCCGGAAGGCGAGCACAAGGTTGAGCTTACGGCTGCAGACCCTTACGCCGAAAGCCTGAAGCATGCCCTTCAGGTATTGGGCGAGCGTAACGGGTCTTCATCACCCAATGAAGATTCCCCGCTATCCTTATGCCGAGCAGCCGAGTCTCTGAAGCTCTCGCATGAGATTACGAGACAAATATACCGTTAG
- the thiC gene encoding phosphomethylpyrimidine synthase ThiC, protein MASQKVYVEGSREDIRVPMREIALSRTESAEGTVDNPPVRVYDTSGPSGGEPSPADIRQGLPPFRRSWILERNDVEEYAARPIKPEDNGLRRSEAEQGDGIIYPGLKREPLRAKIGGNVTQMHYARQGIITPEMEFIAIRENVDPSFVRDEVAAGRAIIPANINHPECEPMIIGRNFLVKINANIGNSAVTSSIEEEVEKMTWATRWGADTVMDLSTGRHIHTTREWVIRNSPVPVGTVPLYQALEKVGGQAQDLTWELYRDTLIEQAEQGVDYFTIHAGVLLRYVPMTAGRVTGIVSRGGSIMAAWCLAHHEENFLYTHFEEICEIMKAYDIAFSLGDGLRPGSIADANDEAQFAELETLGELTEIAWRHDVQVMIEGPGHVPMHKIKENVDRQMDVCKEAPFYTLGPLTTDIAPGYDHITSAIGAAMIGWFGTAMLCYVTPKEHLGLPDKNDVREGVIAYKIAAHAADLAKGHPGAQQRDDALSKARFEFRWRDQFALSLDPERAAEYHDETLPAEGAKAAHFCSMCGPKFCSMRITQDIRAYAKANNLENAEAIEQGMKEKSAEFAKADHSIYS, encoded by the coding sequence ATGGCCAGTCAAAAGGTGTATGTGGAAGGCTCCCGCGAAGACATCCGGGTGCCGATGAGAGAAATTGCGCTCAGCCGTACGGAGAGCGCGGAAGGAACGGTGGATAATCCGCCGGTCCGGGTCTATGACACAAGCGGACCGTCCGGGGGAGAGCCTTCGCCAGCCGACATCCGTCAGGGACTTCCGCCGTTTCGGAGAAGCTGGATCCTGGAGCGGAATGATGTGGAGGAATATGCGGCCCGGCCGATTAAGCCGGAGGACAATGGACTGCGCAGAAGCGAAGCTGAACAAGGTGACGGAATAATCTATCCGGGCCTTAAGCGAGAACCGCTGCGAGCCAAGATCGGCGGCAATGTGACGCAGATGCACTACGCCCGGCAGGGCATCATCACGCCGGAAATGGAGTTCATCGCCATCCGCGAGAATGTCGACCCCTCCTTTGTCCGGGATGAAGTGGCGGCAGGCCGCGCGATCATCCCCGCCAATATCAATCATCCGGAATGCGAGCCGATGATTATTGGCCGGAACTTCCTCGTGAAGATCAATGCCAACATCGGCAACTCAGCCGTTACCTCCTCCATCGAGGAGGAGGTCGAGAAGATGACTTGGGCGACCCGCTGGGGAGCGGATACTGTCATGGACCTGTCTACCGGCCGTCATATTCATACGACCCGGGAATGGGTCATCCGCAATTCCCCGGTTCCCGTCGGCACGGTTCCGCTCTATCAGGCGCTTGAGAAGGTGGGCGGCCAGGCGCAGGATCTGACCTGGGAGCTGTACCGCGACACTCTGATCGAGCAGGCGGAGCAGGGCGTGGACTATTTCACCATCCACGCGGGTGTGCTTCTGCGCTATGTGCCCATGACCGCGGGGCGCGTCACAGGCATCGTCTCGCGCGGCGGCTCCATTATGGCCGCCTGGTGCCTGGCGCATCACGAGGAGAATTTCCTCTACACACACTTTGAGGAAATTTGCGAGATCATGAAGGCGTACGACATCGCCTTCTCGCTCGGCGACGGCCTCCGTCCCGGCTCGATTGCCGACGCCAACGACGAAGCGCAGTTCGCCGAACTGGAGACGCTCGGCGAGCTTACCGAAATCGCCTGGAGACATGATGTCCAGGTGATGATTGAAGGCCCCGGCCATGTGCCGATGCACAAGATCAAAGAGAACGTCGACCGCCAGATGGACGTCTGCAAGGAAGCCCCCTTCTATACACTGGGGCCGCTGACGACGGATATTGCGCCGGGCTACGATCATATAACATCGGCCATCGGAGCGGCCATGATCGGCTGGTTCGGCACGGCGATGCTCTGCTACGTGACACCCAAGGAGCATCTGGGCCTCCCGGACAAGAACGATGTCCGCGAAGGCGTCATCGCCTACAAAATCGCGGCGCACGCCGCCGATTTGGCCAAAGGCCATCCCGGCGCGCAGCAGCGGGACGACGCCCTCTCCAAGGCGCGGTTTGAATTCCGCTGGAGAGACCAGTTCGCGCTCTCGCTCGATCCGGAACGGGCCGCCGAGTACCATGACGAGACGCTCCCCGCCGAAGGGGCAAAGGCAGCCCACTTCTGCTCCATGTGCGGGCCGAAATTTTGCAGCATGCGGATTACGCAGGATATCCGGGCCTATGCCAAGGCGAATAATCTGGAAAATGCCGAAGCGATCGAACAAGGCATGAAGGAGAAATCCGCCGAGTTCGCCAAAGCCGACCACAGCATTTACAGTTGA
- a CDS encoding cupin domain-containing protein has translation MASIFHTNELSFNKRSAPLPEFAFSSTDDLWKSVKASRLDFDVRRLEPGVFSYPYHFHRNAEEMFVILSGRALLRAPEGITEVKEGDILFFESGPAGAHQLYNHTDQPCTYLDLSTLNGLDIAEYPDSGKINILPDQDIYHLGEKSDYYDGEERVREIWGTLGYPASTV, from the coding sequence GTGGCATCTATTTTTCATACAAATGAGCTGTCGTTCAACAAGAGATCTGCACCTCTGCCGGAGTTCGCTTTCTCAAGCACCGATGATTTATGGAAGTCCGTCAAGGCCTCCCGTCTCGACTTTGATGTTCGCAGGCTGGAGCCGGGCGTGTTCTCTTACCCGTACCATTTTCACCGCAATGCTGAAGAAATGTTCGTCATCCTCTCGGGACGGGCCTTGCTTCGCGCGCCGGAAGGCATCACAGAGGTGAAGGAAGGAGATATCCTGTTCTTTGAATCGGGACCTGCCGGAGCACACCAGCTGTACAACCATACGGACCAGCCCTGCACCTACCTTGATTTGTCCACACTGAACGGTCTCGACATCGCCGAGTATCCCGATTCAGGCAAAATCAATATCCTGCCCGATCAGGACATCTATCATCTCGGCGAAAAATCCGATTATTACGATGGCGAGGAACGGGTACGCGAGATCTGGGGAACACTGGGCTACCCTGCCTCAACCGTTTAA
- a CDS encoding ABC transporter substrate-binding protein has translation MEQSHYYRLAKALNNPDNPGIPVKVTIEQLSELLCCTPRNVKFILRKLEDQELIAWKPGRGRGHLSSLTFFRSTDDMVEENFRDLLSKGKIKEAIELIRMSAAGDLLRDRLMTELTRHMGFRSDPASSSGKDVLRMMRGRVLERLDPAFVFTAFEAYIIGQVCSTLVIYNVAEDRFSPGLSHTWEHNADYTVWTFYLRKGVRFHHDGLLTAKDVKYTLERLLQLDSPSLWQFRELKEVRTAGDYTVSFYLEKPNRFFLHTAACLYMSILPHDVGRSEIPVGTGPFRVSEMNEDVLVLTAFDNYYGIRPLLDRVEIWFFLEHAGSERRYEVAGEESPVQELMSWNQYNSSIDYPASGCRYIMINFGREGVHHRIEVRQALRHLYDREAVIRELGGSRYKPADSLLPEISRERDIPEGSLQTAKELLMQAEYAGEPVTFAYTTKKEEMEEAEWLLARARSIGLNLVLMPLSNRDSRTVMADADLLLAEEVLEDDWEWGMLNFYKNDRNYLGQMLDPAGKKALNQALENVFQLTTHERFNRIREAESLVRDNLWMLYTCHLNKKAKLSDSLLGRHTGSFGFLDISRLWVKNTGAKET, from the coding sequence ATGGAACAGTCTCATTACTACAGGCTGGCGAAGGCGCTAAATAATCCGGATAACCCTGGAATTCCGGTTAAGGTTACGATTGAGCAGCTGTCTGAGCTGCTGTGCTGTACACCGCGCAACGTGAAATTTATTCTGCGGAAGCTGGAGGATCAGGAGCTGATCGCATGGAAGCCCGGAAGAGGAAGAGGGCACTTGTCTTCCCTGACCTTTTTTCGGAGTACGGATGATATGGTGGAAGAGAACTTCCGGGACCTACTCAGCAAGGGGAAGATCAAGGAGGCCATTGAGCTGATCCGGATGTCTGCGGCTGGCGATCTGCTTCGGGATCGGCTAATGACCGAGCTGACCAGGCATATGGGCTTCCGCAGCGATCCAGCCTCATCATCCGGCAAGGATGTGCTGCGCATGATGAGAGGAAGGGTGCTTGAGCGGTTGGACCCGGCCTTTGTATTTACGGCTTTTGAAGCCTATATCATTGGTCAGGTGTGCAGCACTCTGGTGATCTACAATGTAGCGGAGGATCGTTTCTCACCGGGACTGTCGCATACTTGGGAGCACAATGCGGATTATACGGTCTGGACCTTCTATTTGCGAAAAGGGGTAAGGTTTCATCACGACGGACTGCTGACCGCTAAGGATGTGAAGTATACGCTGGAGCGTTTATTACAGCTGGACAGTCCCTCGCTCTGGCAGTTCAGGGAGCTGAAGGAAGTGAGAACAGCAGGCGATTATACGGTTAGTTTTTACCTGGAGAAACCGAACCGTTTCTTTTTGCACACCGCAGCCTGCTTGTATATGTCCATACTTCCTCATGATGTTGGGCGGTCGGAAATCCCTGTCGGTACCGGACCCTTTCGGGTGAGCGAAATGAACGAAGATGTGCTCGTCTTGACCGCTTTCGATAACTATTACGGTATCCGTCCGCTTCTGGATCGCGTGGAAATCTGGTTTTTCCTTGAACATGCAGGCAGTGAGCGCCGGTACGAAGTTGCAGGGGAGGAAAGTCCGGTCCAGGAGCTGATGTCCTGGAACCAGTACAACAGCAGCATTGATTATCCGGCATCGGGCTGCCGTTATATCATGATTAATTTTGGGAGAGAGGGCGTTCATCACCGGATTGAGGTGCGGCAGGCGCTGCGGCACTTGTACGACAGGGAGGCCGTCATCCGCGAGCTTGGAGGCAGCAGGTATAAGCCGGCGGACAGCCTTCTGCCCGAGATCAGCCGGGAGCGTGACATCCCGGAGGGGAGCCTGCAGACAGCGAAGGAGTTGCTGATGCAGGCGGAGTATGCTGGAGAGCCAGTGACATTCGCTTATACCACGAAAAAGGAAGAGATGGAGGAGGCCGAATGGCTGTTGGCGCGTGCCCGGTCGATCGGACTCAATCTGGTCTTGATGCCGCTCAGCAACCGGGATTCACGGACGGTCATGGCGGACGCCGATCTTCTGCTGGCCGAAGAGGTGCTGGAGGACGACTGGGAATGGGGGATGCTGAATTTTTACAAAAATGACCGGAATTATCTGGGACAGATGCTTGATCCGGCGGGGAAGAAAGCATTGAATCAAGCTCTGGAGAACGTTTTTCAGCTGACAACGCATGAGCGGTTCAACCGGATTCGGGAAGCCGAATCTCTGGTCCGGGACAATCTCTGGATGCTGTATACTTGTCATCTCAACAAAAAAGCGAAGCTCAGCGACAGCCTGCTCGGCAGACATACCGGCTCGTTCGGGTTTCTTGATATCTCCAGGCTTTGGGTTAAAAATACGGGTGCCAAGGAGACTTAA
- a CDS encoding MDR family MFS transporter: protein MKLTLRQVHPLAWTIIIGTMFGRLVTSMSIPFLSIYLTRVLGATPTQTGITIAASSLAGVSISFYGGYISDIIGRRKVMLISIFCWAAVFVGFAIAGHLWVFLLVNTLNGLCRSVFEPTSRALLSDITPSSQKLLVFNLRYAAVNLGVVFGPIIGLQLGSAQSTYPFLIAAAVYILYGLVLIMQFSVHGGQLPSRSAAQSPRLREALSVTGRDRVFLPILIGTTFCVLGYGHFSSTLAQYLALNTHFANGGQAFSYMLSLNAVTVLVVQFPIVRTFRNFPPVIPLIFGNLCVSASMLVFGSANGLPLLMFGVVLFTIGEVLLFTMMDMLIDRVAKPEWKGTYFGTIGFNGIGSVIAPILGGILIDFWGADHGLAIFFPLALTTAAGLPFLFTAHRRLTARESAAAAPVVIEKENAV, encoded by the coding sequence ATGAAACTGACACTAAGGCAAGTTCATCCGCTGGCTTGGACCATCATTATCGGAACCATGTTCGGCAGACTGGTTACCTCGATGAGTATCCCGTTTCTGTCCATCTACCTGACCCGAGTGCTTGGCGCAACGCCGACCCAGACCGGGATAACAATTGCCGCGAGCTCTCTGGCAGGCGTCTCCATTTCCTTCTATGGCGGCTATATCTCGGACATCATCGGACGCAGGAAAGTAATGCTTATCTCGATCTTCTGCTGGGCGGCCGTGTTCGTCGGCTTCGCAATCGCCGGACATTTATGGGTATTTCTGCTGGTCAATACGCTGAACGGCCTGTGCCGCTCCGTGTTTGAGCCGACCTCGCGGGCACTGCTGTCGGACATTACACCAAGCAGCCAGAAGCTGCTCGTCTTCAATCTAAGGTACGCCGCCGTCAATCTCGGCGTCGTCTTTGGGCCAATCATCGGTCTGCAGCTCGGCTCCGCCCAGTCGACCTATCCGTTCCTGATTGCGGCGGCTGTGTATATTCTATATGGACTCGTGCTCATCATGCAGTTCTCGGTTCACGGCGGACAGCTTCCTTCCCGCTCGGCAGCCCAAAGCCCGCGCCTTCGTGAAGCGCTGTCGGTGACCGGGCGCGACCGTGTCTTCTTGCCGATACTTATTGGTACGACTTTCTGTGTACTGGGATACGGTCACTTCAGCTCTACGCTCGCACAGTATCTGGCACTGAATACGCATTTTGCGAACGGCGGACAGGCCTTCTCCTATATGCTCTCACTGAATGCCGTCACCGTGCTCGTCGTCCAGTTTCCTATCGTTCGGACGTTTCGGAATTTCCCGCCTGTTATCCCGCTAATATTCGGCAACTTGTGCGTGTCGGCATCAATGCTTGTCTTTGGTTCCGCAAACGGACTGCCGCTGCTTATGTTCGGCGTTGTACTTTTTACAATCGGGGAAGTTCTGCTCTTTACCATGATGGATATGCTCATCGATCGGGTTGCGAAGCCGGAATGGAAGGGAACCTACTTCGGCACGATCGGCTTCAACGGCATCGGCAGCGTCATCGCCCCGATCCTTGGAGGAATCCTGATCGATTTCTGGGGCGCGGATCACGGGCTTGCTATTTTCTTTCCGCTTGCTTTGACAACGGCTGCCGGTCTCCCATTTCTCTTCACTGCGCACCGCCGGCTTACAGCAAGGGAGAGCGCTGCGGCCGCTCCTGTAGTTATAGAGAAGGAGAACGCAGTGTAG
- a CDS encoding PPC domain-containing protein, which translates to MSRKTTKGFKAWKGALLLLLVTAIFMGGHGSVNAETAQVVDQTTGQSVSEIKMHTLTTGDTIDMGKRGQYEINLSSDVEELVVPIKAEAAGVFQVFLKDDTQNIDVEFYSDAACTSALDYNSNNAFGVIPKAGTYYVKFVNSYGDYGAEDVISLKADFSCQLFPDVTELKADNWQAAGITDYTKPVYYKVSVPATVLLEVDFQAENTNSNITLCDSSKKAITDSMTIASTEGKKALVVKKGTYYLKVSTNAWWVRVKASAKGVSDSSGVSKNSAAALKLGTAKSGVFFLEDKTSASDWFKFTLTKPTKVDLVVSGNVSAGYIKYEVTSSVIDGTLSGYLSDVGNVDKTKLVYYKGKKLYESLPAGTYYVRLYKSSAKTCGNYFVKVVQR; encoded by the coding sequence TTGTCGAGGAAAACAACAAAAGGCTTCAAAGCATGGAAGGGAGCGCTGCTTCTACTGCTTGTAACAGCGATTTTCATGGGGGGACATGGAAGTGTAAATGCGGAAACCGCACAAGTGGTAGACCAGACAACCGGACAGAGTGTATCCGAGATTAAGATGCATACACTGACTACCGGAGATACCATAGATATGGGAAAGCGCGGACAATACGAGATCAATCTGTCATCGGATGTGGAAGAGCTGGTAGTGCCCATAAAGGCGGAGGCTGCAGGTGTATTCCAGGTTTTTCTTAAGGATGACACGCAAAATATCGACGTTGAATTCTATAGCGACGCCGCCTGCACATCAGCCCTTGATTATAACAGCAATAATGCGTTTGGTGTGATTCCCAAGGCAGGCACTTATTATGTGAAGTTCGTGAATTCGTATGGAGACTACGGCGCAGAGGATGTAATTTCCCTAAAAGCCGATTTCAGCTGCCAGCTGTTCCCCGATGTCACGGAGCTGAAGGCGGATAACTGGCAGGCTGCCGGTATAACGGATTACACAAAGCCGGTATATTACAAAGTGTCAGTTCCTGCAACAGTTTTGCTGGAAGTGGATTTCCAGGCGGAAAACACCAACTCCAATATCACCCTCTGCGACAGCAGTAAAAAGGCAATAACAGATAGTATGACCATTGCAAGTACGGAAGGCAAGAAAGCCTTAGTCGTAAAGAAGGGCACCTATTATTTGAAGGTTAGCACAAATGCCTGGTGGGTAAGGGTGAAAGCTTCCGCCAAAGGGGTATCGGACAGCAGCGGTGTTTCAAAAAACAGCGCAGCAGCCTTGAAATTGGGAACTGCCAAGAGCGGGGTATTTTTCCTTGAGGATAAAACTAGTGCGAGTGACTGGTTTAAGTTTACTTTAACCAAGCCTACCAAGGTGGATCTCGTGGTAAGCGGCAATGTTTCCGCCGGGTACATAAAATATGAAGTGACCAGCTCAGTTATCGACGGTACTCTGTCCGGATACCTTAGTGATGTAGGAAATGTAGACAAGACGAAATTGGTCTATTATAAAGGAAAGAAGCTTTACGAGTCCCTGCCTGCAGGTACTTATTATGTCCGCCTTTATAAAAGCTCCGCAAAAACCTGCGGCAATTACTTCGTAAAGGTTGTCCAGCGGTAA
- a CDS encoding winged helix-turn-helix transcriptional regulator: MAVKKYNIPVEATLEIIGGKWKCVILCHLTHGKMRTSDLKRQMPSITQKMLTQQLRELEDDGIVNRIVYNQVPPKVEYELSEYGWSLQPILDSLCAWGERHIINEYGDKFAVLEDNILNHTEKKFSGEPVL, from the coding sequence ATGGCCGTGAAAAAATATAATATTCCCGTGGAAGCGACTCTCGAGATTATCGGGGGAAAGTGGAAGTGCGTGATCCTGTGTCACCTTACGCACGGAAAGATGCGCACAAGCGATTTGAAACGGCAAATGCCGTCAATTACCCAGAAGATGCTGACCCAGCAGCTTCGCGAACTGGAGGATGACGGTATCGTGAACCGGATCGTCTACAACCAGGTTCCGCCGAAAGTGGAATATGAGCTCAGCGAATACGGCTGGAGTCTTCAGCCGATCCTGGACTCGCTCTGCGCCTGGGGAGAGAGACATATCATCAACGAGTATGGCGATAAGTTCGCCGTGCTTGAAGACAATATCCTGAACCATACGGAGAAGAAGTTCAGCGGTGAGCCGGTGTTGTAA
- a CDS encoding MFS transporter, giving the protein MKETANRNRLALLALAISAFAIGTTEFISVGLLPLIAEDFHISITLTGLTVTLYALGVTFGAPVLTSLTSGVPRKILLLGIMIVFVLGNSVAALSGGIAMLLIARVISALSHGVFMSIGSTIAADLVPEDRRASAIALMFSGLTVATITGVPLGTFIGQQFGWRAAFAAIVLIGIIAFIANLILVPAKLRGGVKTPVREQVKLVTNGPLLLAFLITALGYGGTFVVFTYLSPLLHEITGFATSSVALILLLYGVAIAIGNVIGGRAANRNPLAALLRMFILQAVVLLILTFTAPFKIPALITIFGMGLLGFMSVSGLQIHVVTLAERYVPKAVDVASAVNISAFNAGIALGAFLGGIVADSLGLIHTAWIGALMVAGAVLLTVWALALEKKGRTASHAAAGYQAPDLVCADSAQS; this is encoded by the coding sequence ATGAAAGAGACAGCGAACCGCAATAGACTGGCACTGCTGGCGCTGGCCATCAGCGCGTTTGCCATCGGCACTACCGAATTTATCAGTGTGGGGCTGCTGCCCCTGATCGCTGAAGATTTTCATATATCCATTACCTTAACCGGATTAACGGTTACCTTATACGCACTCGGAGTAACCTTTGGGGCGCCTGTGCTTACGTCCCTTACGTCGGGAGTTCCCCGTAAGATCTTGCTCCTCGGAATCATGATCGTCTTTGTGCTCGGCAATTCGGTCGCCGCTCTGTCTGGCGGAATCGCGATGCTGCTGATCGCACGGGTTATTAGCGCCCTCTCGCACGGTGTCTTCATGTCAATCGGCTCTACGATTGCCGCCGATCTCGTCCCTGAAGACAGGCGGGCCAGCGCGATTGCCCTCATGTTCTCGGGCTTAACCGTCGCCACAATTACCGGCGTTCCGCTCGGCACCTTTATCGGCCAACAGTTCGGTTGGCGGGCTGCTTTTGCCGCTATTGTGCTCATCGGCATCATCGCGTTCATCGCCAATCTGATTCTTGTGCCCGCGAAGCTTAGAGGCGGCGTAAAGACCCCAGTGCGCGAACAGGTCAAATTGGTTACGAACGGTCCTTTACTGCTCGCATTTCTGATCACGGCGCTCGGCTATGGAGGAACATTCGTCGTGTTCACCTACTTGTCGCCGCTGCTTCACGAGATTACCGGCTTCGCTACCTCGTCGGTCGCCCTGATTTTGCTGCTGTATGGCGTTGCGATTGCCATCGGCAATGTGATCGGCGGTCGCGCCGCCAACCGGAACCCGCTTGCCGCGCTGCTTCGCATGTTCATTCTGCAGGCCGTCGTGCTGCTGATTCTTACCTTTACCGCACCATTTAAGATTCCGGCCCTAATCACTATTTTCGGAATGGGACTGTTAGGCTTTATGAGTGTATCCGGTCTGCAGATCCATGTCGTTACACTGGCCGAACGCTACGTGCCCAAGGCTGTTGATGTGGCTTCTGCGGTTAACATTTCCGCGTTCAACGCGGGTATTGCACTGGGCGCTTTCCTCGGCGGAATTGTCGCCGATTCGCTCGGACTGATCCATACGGCATGGATCGGGGCGCTGATGGTCGCCGGAGCCGTCCTGCTAACTGTGTGGGCGCTTGCTCTGGAGAAGAAGGGCCGGACCGCGAGTCATGCAGCTGCCGGCTATCAGGCGCCTGATTTGGTCTGCGCCGATTCGGCGCAATCTTAA